The window AGGTTTACTCCAATGGAACTCTAGCCTTACAAGACATGAGCCTGAGCATCGCTGAAGGTGAATTTGTAAGTTTGGTTGGGTCATCAGGATGTGGTAAAAGTACGGTACTACGACTGATTGCAGGGTTAGGCAAAATTAGTTCTGGTAATCTTCAAGTGGGGAAAGGTGGACAAAAACCAGAACTGGCTTTTGTGTTCCAAGAAGCGGCACTGATGCCTTGGGCAAATGTGGTTGAGAATGTGCGTCTGCCTTTGAAATTAGCGGGTGTCGCGAAACACCAGTCCCGTGCCGCTGTGCAAGAGGCGATTAACTTAGTAGACTTGGCGGGATGTGAACACAGCTATCCTCGTGAGTTATCCGGCGGCATGAAAATGCGGGTATCCATTGCCAGGGCACTGGTGAAAAAGCCAGATATCATGCTGATGGATGAGCCGTTTGGTGCGCTTGATGAGATGACTCGCAGTAAATTAAACAGCGATTTACTGAATCTATGGCAGCAAAAGCGCTGGACGGTTGTGTTTGTCACGCACAATATCTACGAAGCCGTGTACTTGTCGAATCGCGTGATTGTCATGGCTCCTCGTCCTGGGCGAGTGGTAGCGGATGTTACCATTGACGCCCCTTACCCCCGCAATGAAGAATTTCGCACGTCCCGCATCTGTAATAAGTATTGCCGCGAAGTCTCTGCTCGTTTGACGGCAGCGATGACAGGTGTTCATTGAGAAACGGCAGGTGTGCCCTAAGACGTGAAACCATCAATTTGACTCCCCCCAAAACGGGGAGGAGTTCTTTGTATTTGTGCAAGTTTGATGCAACCTAAAGACGCATCCGCTTAAGCGGCTTCACCGCCAACAACCACATCGCGAATCCGTAAACTCGGCCCGCCACAACCTACCGGTAAACCACTTTGTCCTCCCTTCCCGCAGCCGCCGGATTCATCCCAGTAGAAGTCATCCCCAACCGCTTCAATATCTTCTAACGTTTTGAAGACATTACCCGAAAGCGTCACATCCCGCACGGGTTCAGCCATCTTGCCATTGCGAATCATCCACGCTTCTCCAGCGCTGAAGGTGAACATTTCGCCATTCGTCATGCCACCCGTCCAGTTGCGGGCATAAACCCCCTCTTTAATCCCGTTGAATAAGTCCTGTACTGGCGTTTCTCCCCGCTCAATCCAGGTATTGGTCATGCGGACGATGGGGGGATAATGATAGTTGAGGCAACGGGCGTTACCGGTCGGACTTTCTTCTAACTTCCCAGCGGTTTCCCGCGAGTGGAGACGCCCCACTAAAATCCCATCTTTAATCAGTTGAGTGGTGGTGGCGGGGGTGCCTTCATCATCGTAGAAATAACTACCCCGATGCCCCGGAGGTGCCGCACCGTCAAAAATTTGTAACTCTTCTGGACCAAATCGACGCCCCATGCTCATCACTTCTAATAAGTCAGGGTTTTCGTAAGCCATATCGGCTTCGGAAAGGTGCCCGAAGGCTTCGTGAACAAATAAACCCGTGAGCATCGGGTCAATCACAACCGTGTAGGCACCTCCCTTGACTGGGGGTAGAGACAGGGCAGTGACGGCGCGTTGAGCCGCATTGCGTACCTGTTCCTCAAGATGGCTTAGGTCTTCGTAAGCCTTGCGAGAGCCGGTGGTTTCCCGCCCTGTTTGCACAATCTCACCGTTCCGGGCGGTAGCAGCGAAACGCATTTCCATATCTGCCCAGGATTGCTCGATCAGAGTACCTTCGGATGTGGCAATAATCACTCGCTGGGTACTATCGCCATAGCGCACAGAGGTACTGGTGATTCGGGGGTCAATGCTTTTGAGGATGTCGTTGTAGCGATCGCACAATTGTTTTTTATGAGCGATCGGAACATGACGCGGGTTCGTGCCAATCAGGGGCAGTTGGCAAATCGCCTCCACGGGTTTAACAGGAGCGAGTATGGTTTCCTCATCCCCAACAATTCGTGCTGCTGTAATCGCTTCTTCAACTCGCTCGATTAGCGTCGAAAGCTGGTTAAAACTGGCAAATCCCCAGCCCCCTTTATAACAAGCCCGGACTTGCCCACCCATGGCTAAACCCTCACTCAGGGTTTCTATTTTGTCTCCCCGCAACAAAATACTGGTTCCTTCTGATTCCTCAAGACGAATCGCTAAGTAATCCACGCGGGAGCCATAGCGAGCCATCAGGTCAGACAGCAGATTTTTGGCATCAGCGAGTACAGTCGGCATAAGAGTTAATCAGCTCAAGGAACTGCCTTTATTGTGCAATGAGTCGGGCTTTGATCGCTACAGTTGACAACGTTTGTTTCTGGATACCCATTTCAGGCTCTTTCCGAATGCTGAATTGTCGGCTAATGCTTTGATTATCCGTATTCATTCAACCTCTATATAATCTCATCAGTTCTTTCTTTATTTTTTTCGTATTATCTATCTTCTTGCCTATCTCCCTAGGATGAGTATTTAAAAACACTTTTAATAATTAAATCTTTCCAACATATTCCTCTATTTAGGGTGGCGTCAGAGTTCTCTGGTAATTTGCCAACCGTCTTCTACCACTACAGGGGTTGTTAAAGGGTTTAAGCCTTTTCCCTGTTTAAGCTCAATTCATTAATATCACTTCCGTTTGATCACTTCGATAGCTTTGTTGTATCTTTAATTGAGCAGGAGATTAACAATAGATGAAAAGAGATTAAATGGAAGTTAAGTTTCATCTATCTGCCGACGGAAACTTGTTTATGAAGCAGTGAGATAAATTTGAGTAAACAAAATTGAATTCCTGTTAACGTACTACACCTTAGAGGGTGGAGAAGTACGATTTTTTAGCTGTTGAACGAACAGATAAATTGTTACACCCATTAAACCAACACCGATGATCGTAAACAGGGCAGTTGCCAGGGTACTAATGCCCACAACTAGAGTACGAACCGCAATTGAAATCTGAATCGCCGTCTGGTTAGAAGAGGGAAGAGGCTTATTGGCAAAGGTGTTACCAATCGAGGACGTTAGGAAGTAAAGCGCGATCGCAAATCCTCCCGAAATTAACGCGCCACTCAAGCATTTCAGTGGACTCGGTAGTGTTTCTTGCAGCTCAGCCGACGGGGCGTCTGTGTTGGGTGTGGGAGTTGGATTTGTCATAAATTTATATTAATCAGATTCGAGCCAATAAAAACGCGATCGCTATTAAAAATTACAAACCTAAGTGCTGAGAAACGAACAAGAGCAGCGGTTGACACCGACAGAGTCATGGCTCAATTCGATAAATTCCGTCCCTGTTTCAGGCAAGCTGTACTTAAGACGATAATTTTTTGACATTGAGAGTAAAAGAGCCATGAGCCTTATTTTCACCCGAAGCCCGTACTCGAATAATGTAATTTTCTGTTTTGGTAATTTTGACAGCCAGTAGTGAATTAGTACTCCCATCAGGGCCATCATCGTTCTCTTCAATGACGGAACCATCAGCCGCTATAAGTGAGACAAAGGTATCAAAGTTATCAGAGGAGGCTGCAATCTCTACTTTGTCTCCTGCTGCCAAGTTCACGATGTAGTCTTTGGCAAATCCCTTTTTGCCAGTGGGAATATCTTTGTCTGAAAGAGCATCCTTAATTGAATTACCAACTGATAGAGGAATCGGTTGGTAGAGCTGAACTTGCGCTGTGGCGACTACAGCACTCAAACCAACAGCAAGCATAGTAACGGGAGCAAGGGAGATAGCGCTCATGGTATGGAAAAAGTGTAACTGAGTCAACGCGCCTTGTTTCCTAATGGCTTTATCGGCTTTATTGGTATTTTTGGCGACAGCCGACTGGGTAAAACGGCTTAAGAGAATTTCTTTTAGCCTATGTTAGCAACAAAAATACTCTCCCGCCTGTCCGTCGAGAGAGTTGAATTACCAGGAGTGCGAGTAGCAAGGGTATTCCTGACCCATCGCTATCAGCTAGCGTTCTTCCTTGTCACCGTAGCCAATCACGGCAATTTTATGACGGTAGACCAGTTCGCCTCCATACCAACCCGAAATGCCCAGCAGTGTTGCCACAATCACCGAGAGGATGAGTCCTGTGAACAAAAGATTGTCAACGGGGTTACCTACTCTCAACCCTAGATTGATGGCTGTCACAACCAGTGCTGTGACGTTAGCATACATGTGCGCCCAACCGGCTGTGTGCTTACGAACCCGACCAATTCTGATGAAGTCTAGCAAACCAGTGATGGCAGCCAATAGACCCGTGACTAATCCACCCACGATCAGCCAAAATGAAGCGCGTGCCCAAAAAACATCACCCAGGAACCAGTAGGCTATGTCTGTTACAGGCGCGGTAACCAGAAAACCAATAGGTAAAGTTATGAGGGCGGGATGGAGCGGATGCCCTGCAACTGCTACTGTACTGGGCACACCAGTATCTCGATAATTACTCTCTTCACTTTCAATTATGGGCGGGATATTGGGAGTCTGTGTCATAATTCGTCTGCTTAATTTTTCAGATTTCTATAGGTGAAAGTCGCGTGGCGGTTTCTTACAGGAATTCTGACGGAAAGGTATTTATGAAACGTCTTCCAAAAGGGAGATTTAGGCCGTCATCAGCGAACAGAAGACCTGAAAAGTCAAAAATTAAAAAAGAAGTCAGGAAGGGAGATTAATTGTTGTCTTGTTGAGAAATGATCGGTTACCTATATCCTGATCTCTCTCGTAGCTCTCCCATTACCGCCTTTCTTAGGAGCAATGCCATTAAGAATCAGGAAATTGCTCGACATGAGCTGTACCTTGAAGCGTTAGTTTGCCCTTTTGCACGTCCATTCCTTTGAGGCGCAGTGACATCCCTTCTAGTTCAAAATTGCGTAAATTCAGCAGTTCGCTTGCCCTGTCTAAGAGTGCCGTAGTCAGTTCTGGCGATAACTCTTTGCCTTGGGAGTACTGAATGTCCTCTAGGGCGATTCGTTCTCCGCCGGGAGTCAGGTGGGGTACAGTCGAGAAGGAGATTGTCTGAGTTTCTCCGGTTTCCTTCAAAAGAATTTCAGCAGTGAGCAAAATTTTTCCGTCACCCGGTAGGCGCAATTGTACCTGACGTGTGTTGATTACCAGGGGCTGACCATTGACATGCACCTGGAGGTTTTGCAGCTTGTTATGGATATATTCAGAGTTAAAGGCACGTTCAAGATCTTGTTCGGTGAGAACAACATGAGCATCAGCATCTGTGGGACGGGTCAATTCAATTTTCCCAAAAGCCGCACTCAGAGGATTGATCGCAATGTTGCTGGTTTTGATCTCCAATTCCTGGGCACGAAGGTCTTTCTGCATCACCAGACCTTTGCCTTCAATTTCAACGGATTCTAATTCTCCTTGAACCAGCTTACCTGGATCAGTACGGATATCAACGTCCAGATCTTCTACTTCATCCAGTTGGGTTGACAGTCCAATTTCTGCGGCTTTACTCAGTGCTTGTTCGCCAATATCGGGTTTGCCTAGTGTCACGAGCTAAATTTCCTATCTTAATGATTGTTCACACAATCTAGGCGATCGCTTCTGAGCCGTGAATCTGCCTGACGACATAAGGAATTGGTGGGATGTCTCAAGGCATATAGACGTTTATTCCCTCAAGAATCGGATGAATCTTTTTGCTGAAGCTGTTCCAGTTCTTCAGTTAAGGTCTTTTCCAGCACTTCCAGAACAACATGGGGATCGGCGGGTTGCTTCATCACCTCCGCTTCCGGGTCGTCTCGATCTCTAACATTGGGAATATCGCGGCGCAGTTCCTCCACCAAGGCAATCAGCTTGGCAATTTTTTGCTCGGAAAGTAGGTTGAGTTGCAAACTCAGTTGCATACGCTGTTCCGTCAGCTTTTCTTGCCGATTTTGGGTAATCAGCACTCCTGTTGAGATGAGCAAACTACCTAGACCGAGTACATGATCCAGCCATTCAAACGGTGGTGGGTCAAATGGCGGGATGCCGAAGCCGTGGGGTAAGAGATTGACAACCATCCACAGCGTCACACCCAGCAGGATGCAGTACAGAAATTTCGGATGAGCGATAAAAGCGGTGATCGTTTCTACGACTCGCTGAGTTCGGGATAGGTCTTTTTCTGCTTTAGCTTGCAAGGCGATTATCGCCTCAATATTTTGAGCAAGGGGGTCAGGTAAGGGAACAGAAGGGATAACAACTTTCCTGGAGTGAAGTACTGTCTGAATTTCTTCGAGTGAGTTTTCAGGTTTTCCTGTCTGTCTGCTTTTCATAGCTAGTAGTACTAAGAATCTTTTGGGTTTTATTCATTACTGTAAAGATGTTTAGCAGCGGATTAGATCGTCAAGTGGTCAACGGTGCTGTATACAGCTAGCTTGTCTTCCAATTTGCGTATTCCTTGATACAGATTCCTGACATCCTGTTAAAAGTCTAGACTAAGCAGTAGCAGCACGCGAGGAGCTTACGAGTCATGCCAAATGAGCCACGGTTGGAGGAGCAGGCGGTATCTGAAGCGGCTGAGATGGCGATCGCGGCGCAATTCGATGAGGTCGAAAACATAGACGTAGAAGTCCGAACCGATTTGGTGAAGATGGTTCAGGGACATGCGGATTCTGTCTCGATTGCGGCTCAAGGTGTGGTCATGCAGAAAGACATCCGCGTGCAGG of the Allocoleopsis franciscana PCC 7113 genome contains:
- a CDS encoding ABC transporter ATP-binding protein, whose product is MSSHPANYPTQRCAIALDQVNKVYSNGTLALQDMSLSIAEGEFVSLVGSSGCGKSTVLRLIAGLGKISSGNLQVGKGGQKPELAFVFQEAALMPWANVVENVRLPLKLAGVAKHQSRAAVQEAINLVDLAGCEHSYPRELSGGMKMRVSIARALVKKPDIMLMDEPFGALDEMTRSKLNSDLLNLWQQKRWTVVFVTHNIYEAVYLSNRVIVMAPRPGRVVADVTIDAPYPRNEEFRTSRICNKYCREVSARLTAAMTGVH
- a CDS encoding TldD/PmbA family protein; its protein translation is MPTVLADAKNLLSDLMARYGSRVDYLAIRLEESEGTSILLRGDKIETLSEGLAMGGQVRACYKGGWGFASFNQLSTLIERVEEAITAARIVGDEETILAPVKPVEAICQLPLIGTNPRHVPIAHKKQLCDRYNDILKSIDPRITSTSVRYGDSTQRVIIATSEGTLIEQSWADMEMRFAATARNGEIVQTGRETTGSRKAYEDLSHLEEQVRNAAQRAVTALSLPPVKGGAYTVVIDPMLTGLFVHEAFGHLSEADMAYENPDLLEVMSMGRRFGPEELQIFDGAAPPGHRGSYFYDDEGTPATTTQLIKDGILVGRLHSRETAGKLEESPTGNARCLNYHYPPIVRMTNTWIERGETPVQDLFNGIKEGVYARNWTGGMTNGEMFTFSAGEAWMIRNGKMAEPVRDVTLSGNVFKTLEDIEAVGDDFYWDESGGCGKGGQSGLPVGCGGPSLRIRDVVVGGEAA
- a CDS encoding DUF3082 domain-containing protein produces the protein MTNPTPTPNTDAPSAELQETLPSPLKCLSGALISGGFAIALYFLTSSIGNTFANKPLPSSNQTAIQISIAVRTLVVGISTLATALFTIIGVGLMGVTIYLFVQQLKNRTSPPSKV
- a CDS encoding PPC domain-containing protein; the protein is MSAISLAPVTMLAVGLSAVVATAQVQLYQPIPLSVGNSIKDALSDKDIPTGKKGFAKDYIVNLAAGDKVEIAASSDNFDTFVSLIAADGSVIEENDDGPDGSTNSLLAVKITKTENYIIRVRASGENKAHGSFTLNVKKLSS
- a CDS encoding DUF2231 domain-containing protein, encoding MTQTPNIPPIIESEESNYRDTGVPSTVAVAGHPLHPALITLPIGFLVTAPVTDIAYWFLGDVFWARASFWLIVGGLVTGLLAAITGLLDFIRIGRVRKHTAGWAHMYANVTALVVTAINLGLRVGNPVDNLLFTGLILSVIVATLLGISGWYGGELVYRHKIAVIGYGDKEER
- a CDS encoding LmeA family phospholipid-binding protein; the protein is MTLGKPDIGEQALSKAAEIGLSTQLDEVEDLDVDIRTDPGKLVQGELESVEIEGKGLVMQKDLRAQELEIKTSNIAINPLSAAFGKIELTRPTDADAHVVLTEQDLERAFNSEYIHNKLQNLQVHVNGQPLVINTRQVQLRLPGDGKILLTAEILLKETGETQTISFSTVPHLTPGGERIALEDIQYSQGKELSPELTTALLDRASELLNLRNFELEGMSLRLKGMDVQKGKLTLQGTAHVEQFPDS
- a CDS encoding DUF1003 domain-containing protein; protein product: MKSRQTGKPENSLEEIQTVLHSRKVVIPSVPLPDPLAQNIEAIIALQAKAEKDLSRTQRVVETITAFIAHPKFLYCILLGVTLWMVVNLLPHGFGIPPFDPPPFEWLDHVLGLGSLLISTGVLITQNRQEKLTEQRMQLSLQLNLLSEQKIAKLIALVEELRRDIPNVRDRDDPEAEVMKQPADPHVVLEVLEKTLTEELEQLQQKDSSDS